A genome region from Christensenella minuta includes the following:
- a CDS encoding cyclase family protein codes for MDKKYVVDLSQQMRPEEEVNFPFSIDLKDATESMPELEHDADAWYKIGYVSMCTHNGTHVEVPYHHLQEGMDLAEFPLHQMIGSMVLMDFSHKKIGEEITLEEVRKYDGKIQEGDIVFIKTGMDSLFRTGNWVKYPYVALDAVHYLIDKKIGCLGTDAAGIEDNDIPNQPAHVALFRAEIPLVESLTNLDAVKDGEYMVFILPLPIVHGDASPVRVTAVAKSGLCV; via the coding sequence ATGGACAAAAAGTATGTCGTTGATTTAAGTCAACAGATGAGGCCGGAAGAAGAGGTGAATTTCCCTTTTTCTATCGATTTAAAAGATGCGACGGAATCGATGCCCGAATTAGAGCATGATGCGGATGCATGGTATAAGATCGGCTATGTAAGTATGTGTACCCATAACGGTACGCATGTAGAAGTTCCGTACCATCATTTGCAAGAGGGAATGGATCTTGCGGAATTTCCGCTCCATCAAATGATCGGGAGCATGGTACTAATGGATTTTTCCCATAAGAAAATAGGAGAAGAAATTACTCTGGAAGAGGTCAGGAAATATGATGGCAAAATCCAGGAAGGAGATATCGTATTTATCAAGACGGGAATGGACAGCTTATTTCGCACTGGGAACTGGGTGAAATATCCTTATGTGGCCCTTGATGCGGTGCACTATCTGATTGATAAAAAAATCGGATGTCTTGGTACGGATGCAGCCGGCATTGAAGATAACGATATCCCGAATCAACCGGCTCACGTGGCGCTTTTCCGGGCAGAGATACCGTTGGTGGAGTCACTTACTAACCTTGACGCGGTGAAGGACGGGGAGTACATGGTATTTATTTTGCCACTGCCTATCGTACATGGCGATGCAAGCCCGGTCCGGGTAACGGCGGTTGCAAAAAGCGGCCTTTGCGTGTGA
- a CDS encoding sugar ABC transporter permease — protein MMELAKQKKSIFGNFKGNIRSYTMIIALIAIWAIFGCMTEGVFFLPRNLSMLARQTSITAILSIGMVFVIISGNIDLSVGSVMGFCGGVAACLQVWGEVDTVWAVIITIAVGAAIGMWHGFWIAYRQVPAFIVTLGGYMIFRGMLLGLTKSVSIAPLQDSFIAIGQGYLPSVAGWGLAIILGAMAVYTTFKGRASKIKYGIEAPTMKVTVLKAAAIVAFVAVFTIVMNQYQGVPIPVVIVLVLAILMTFVAGKTRYGRSIYAIGCNAEAAQLSGIKDKKIIFVMYVVMGMLAALAGIVLTARLNAATANAGMMAEMDAIAACVIGGASLMGGVGSIPGAVIGALVMASLDNGMSLMNTENFWQYIVKGLILIVAVWIDIASKKKEQ, from the coding sequence ATGATGGAGCTGGCAAAACAGAAAAAATCAATTTTTGGAAATTTCAAGGGCAACATCCGCTCTTATACAATGATTATCGCGTTGATTGCTATTTGGGCGATCTTTGGCTGCATGACGGAAGGCGTCTTCTTTCTGCCGAGGAACCTTTCGATGCTGGCGCGGCAGACAAGTATCACGGCGATCCTGAGTATCGGTATGGTATTTGTCATCATCAGCGGAAATATTGACTTGTCGGTCGGTTCGGTAATGGGATTTTGCGGCGGCGTCGCCGCTTGCCTGCAGGTATGGGGGGAAGTTGATACCGTATGGGCGGTAATTATTACAATTGCGGTAGGCGCGGCTATCGGCATGTGGCATGGTTTTTGGATCGCATACCGTCAGGTTCCGGCGTTTATCGTAACCTTGGGTGGCTATATGATCTTCCGGGGCATGCTCCTCGGTCTCACGAAAAGCGTGTCGATTGCACCGCTTCAGGATAGTTTTATCGCCATTGGACAGGGCTACCTACCATCGGTTGCCGGCTGGGGGCTGGCGATTATTCTTGGAGCAATGGCCGTCTATACGACATTCAAGGGACGCGCGTCTAAAATTAAATATGGGATTGAGGCGCCGACAATGAAGGTGACGGTCTTGAAGGCGGCTGCAATTGTCGCCTTTGTAGCGGTATTTACAATTGTTATGAATCAATATCAAGGCGTACCGATCCCGGTCGTTATCGTACTGGTGCTCGCTATATTAATGACCTTTGTTGCCGGGAAAACGCGCTATGGCCGATCGATCTATGCGATTGGCTGCAACGCGGAGGCCGCACAGCTTTCCGGCATCAAAGATAAAAAGATTATATTCGTAATGTACGTCGTCATGGGGATGTTGGCGGCTCTTGCGGGCATCGTTCTCACGGCGCGCCTGAATGCAGCGACGGCGAACGCCGGAATGATGGCCGAAATGGATGCGATTGCAGCCTGTGTTATCGGCGGCGCGAGCCTGATGGGGGGCGTTGGTTCCATCCCGGGGGCGGTTATCGGCGCGCTTGTCATGGCAAGCCTCGACAACGGAATGAGCCTGATGAATACGGAGAATTTCTGGCAATATATTGTAAAGGGACTGATCCTTATCGTAGCGGTTTGGATCGATATCGCAAGTAAAAAGAAGGAGCAGTAA
- a CDS encoding sugar ABC transporter substrate-binding protein, with amino-acid sequence MKKRILVVLLIATMIAGLVACGPSDAGTGDTPASQGAEASAQPAESGGDGEAAAPADGDGIKIGVSFATLQEERWQTDLGIMEAKAKELGVEIVSQSANGDENLQISQAENMITQGIDVLVVIAQNGAAAAPIVESAHNAGIPVIAYDRLITDCDLDFYITFDCTKVGEIQAQYAIEHAPKGNYFLIGGSPTDNNAHLIRNGQMNILQPYIDSGDIKVVVDQWATGWNPEEALKYVEDGLSANNNDVACVLTSNDGCAGAAIQALSEQGLAGDVVVTGLDADLAACQRIVEGTQSMTVYRRFAIVDNMTVEAAVAMAKGEDLSTLFDTTTVENGQKDVLSVLMTSEEDMFPLTKDNMNVAIEDGWLPKEEIYKNIPEGEWPE; translated from the coding sequence ATGAAAAAAAGAATTTTAGTGGTACTGCTGATTGCAACGATGATTGCTGGTTTGGTTGCCTGTGGTCCTTCGGATGCGGGGACAGGCGATACGCCTGCTTCCCAAGGGGCGGAAGCCTCCGCCCAGCCGGCGGAAAGCGGCGGAGACGGCGAGGCTGCCGCCCCGGCGGATGGAGATGGAATTAAGATAGGAGTTTCCTTTGCAACCCTGCAGGAAGAACGCTGGCAGACGGACCTTGGGATCATGGAAGCAAAAGCGAAAGAGCTGGGCGTAGAGATTGTTTCCCAGTCTGCAAACGGAGACGAGAACCTCCAGATTTCACAGGCGGAAAATATGATTACGCAGGGAATTGACGTATTAGTCGTTATAGCGCAGAATGGCGCTGCCGCCGCACCGATCGTCGAATCCGCCCATAATGCGGGGATCCCGGTCATTGCTTACGACCGCCTGATTACGGATTGCGACCTTGATTTCTATATCACATTTGACTGCACCAAAGTTGGCGAAATCCAGGCTCAATATGCGATTGAACATGCACCCAAAGGCAACTATTTCCTGATTGGCGGGTCGCCGACGGATAACAATGCACACCTGATCCGCAATGGGCAGATGAACATTCTGCAGCCGTATATAGACAGCGGGGACATCAAGGTTGTCGTAGACCAATGGGCTACAGGCTGGAATCCGGAAGAAGCGCTGAAGTATGTGGAGGACGGACTCAGTGCAAATAATAATGACGTAGCGTGCGTGCTTACCTCCAATGACGGATGTGCGGGCGCGGCAATCCAGGCCCTTTCCGAGCAAGGCCTTGCCGGGGACGTAGTTGTGACCGGACTTGACGCGGACCTTGCGGCGTGCCAGAGGATCGTAGAGGGTACGCAGAGCATGACGGTATACCGCCGCTTTGCAATCGTTGACAATATGACGGTCGAGGCTGCGGTCGCAATGGCTAAGGGAGAAGACCTCTCTACGCTGTTTGATACCACTACGGTTGAAAACGGACAGAAAGATGTGCTATCCGTACTGATGACAAGCGAGGAAGATATGTTCCCGCTTACAAAGGACAACATGAATGTTGCCATCGAAGACGGCTGGCTGCCAAAAGAAGAAATTTATAAGAATATTCCGGAAGGCGAATGGCCGGAATAA
- a CDS encoding glycyl-radical enzyme activating protein gives MKKGMVFDIQRFSVHDGPGIRVNIFLKGCALRCRWCHNPEGLRPESQLLFHEEACIGCGRCAAVCPHGVYVQKDGLRRIFFERCRACGRCAEECPAQALKLVGALMSAGEVCAEAEKESAFFGKEGGVTFSGGEPLLQPDFLREALYLLKQKGYHTAVETSGAAPWDNFRKVTGFVDLFLYDYKLFDSKQHKKYTGRDNGMIRENLRRLKQAGAEIRIRIPVIRDVNDGELELIAQELETLGIGCVELFPYHRIGVSKYRRIGCPPPELFEAPSPEMMEGYRQLFRQKGIRTL, from the coding sequence ATGAAAAAAGGAATGGTTTTCGATATCCAGCGGTTCAGCGTCCACGATGGACCGGGAATTCGCGTGAATATTTTCTTGAAGGGCTGTGCTCTGCGCTGCAGGTGGTGCCATAATCCGGAAGGATTGCGTCCGGAAAGCCAGCTTTTGTTTCATGAAGAAGCCTGTATCGGCTGCGGGCGGTGCGCTGCGGTATGTCCGCACGGCGTATATGTGCAGAAGGACGGTCTGCGGCGGATATTTTTTGAACGCTGCCGGGCTTGCGGAAGGTGTGCGGAAGAATGCCCTGCGCAGGCGCTGAAGCTGGTTGGCGCGCTGATGTCGGCCGGGGAAGTATGCGCGGAAGCGGAAAAAGAGAGTGCTTTTTTCGGCAAGGAAGGCGGCGTTACCTTCTCGGGCGGAGAACCGTTGCTGCAGCCGGATTTTTTAAGGGAGGCCCTGTATCTGCTGAAGCAAAAAGGATATCATACCGCGGTGGAAACGTCCGGCGCGGCTCCCTGGGACAATTTCCGGAAAGTGACCGGTTTTGTGGATTTGTTTTTATATGATTATAAACTGTTTGACAGCAAACAGCATAAAAAATATACGGGACGGGACAACGGGATGATCCGGGAAAACCTGAGGCGCCTCAAACAGGCGGGAGCCGAAATACGCATCCGGATACCGGTCATCAGGGATGTGAATGATGGAGAGCTCGAATTGATTGCGCAGGAGCTTGAAACGCTTGGCATAGGATGTGTGGAGCTGTTTCCTTATCACAGGATTGGAGTAAGCAAATACCGCCGGATCGGCTGTCCGCCGCCGGAGCTTTTCGAGGCGCCCAGCCCGGAGATGATGGAAGGATATCGTCAGCTGTTTCGCCAAAAGGGAATACGGACACTTTGA
- a CDS encoding pyruvate formate lyase family protein: MSTRTQRLRERTLESVHKQARIVMPDWDVSDLPLSLPERKASAIAIILERMPLYIGEEELIVGTRTVYGYPGEDSDDKSFFDYNALPHYVNEKDREYFELDQEAVSQAHYAPDFGILLKKGIGGIIREAQERLENEQKDEAIKFYKSVVIAYRGFSRMVKRYADFARAQAEKCEDATRKAELENIAEICQNISIRPAGNFAEACQLFWFGYLASLIENFQFINFGRIDQILYEYYDARHHVEEQQLLECLLLKMYDQADLVLLDKNLMGKYSAQHNITIGGLRRDGADGCNEVTRMILSALKKTRLPEPLVSVRTHKNAPDWLFRGAAELTVGGLNCMAYYNDDRYVASMVKAGVPAEDARDYGFGLCQDVLIPGRGDHYCSGGVNLTIVLLDVIEKHTDARSFEELRELFKQAVAAEIEKNIGRYNAWEEAVRAFQNGDDALFFEGMREGRFDPDTPAQGMDVAQAARNEAADRKEEKYIQSLMSPLPITSALYHGCMEKGTDITRCGCERADKGFMVLSPVIAVNSLAAVKKVVFEERRATLAEVAAACAADYEGKEELRQWLWNAPKWCNDDDYVDDEARKILEFACREILKYRTPGGGRHLAGIHQPHPVFAGRLIPATPEGRKAGTPIPVTLSPENGTLKYGPTAALKSAAKIDSELYQWNNCVMLQYVGSTLEGESGAETFTDLLKSYFRIGGVQHQPNVVNVSDLRAAQKTPEKYKDLIIRMWGVSAHFVNLPLDVQEEFISRYEGL, encoded by the coding sequence ATGAGCACAAGGACACAGAGGTTACGGGAACGTACGCTTGAAAGCGTGCATAAGCAGGCGCGCATCGTGATGCCGGACTGGGATGTCTCGGACCTTCCCCTGAGCCTGCCCGAACGAAAGGCCAGTGCAATCGCAATAATTTTGGAACGTATGCCGCTCTATATCGGGGAAGAAGAATTGATCGTGGGCACACGGACGGTTTATGGATATCCGGGAGAGGACAGCGATGATAAATCATTTTTTGACTATAATGCGCTGCCGCATTATGTAAACGAAAAAGACCGGGAATATTTTGAGCTGGACCAGGAAGCCGTTTCGCAGGCGCATTATGCGCCGGATTTTGGGATTTTGCTTAAGAAAGGAATCGGCGGAATCATCCGGGAAGCGCAGGAGCGGCTGGAGAATGAACAGAAGGACGAAGCCATTAAATTTTATAAATCGGTTGTGATCGCGTACAGGGGGTTTTCGCGTATGGTTAAGCGGTATGCGGATTTTGCGCGGGCACAGGCCGAAAAGTGCGAAGACGCCACACGGAAGGCGGAGCTTGAAAATATCGCAGAAATATGTCAAAATATCAGTATTCGGCCAGCTGGGAATTTTGCGGAGGCCTGCCAGCTCTTTTGGTTTGGCTATCTGGCTTCCCTGATAGAAAATTTCCAGTTTATCAATTTTGGAAGAATCGACCAAATATTATATGAATATTACGATGCACGCCACCATGTGGAAGAACAGCAATTGCTGGAATGCCTGCTCTTGAAAATGTATGACCAGGCAGATTTAGTATTGCTGGATAAAAACCTGATGGGCAAATACTCCGCGCAGCATAACATTACGATCGGAGGGCTCAGGCGCGATGGAGCGGATGGCTGCAATGAGGTGACGCGCATGATTCTTTCTGCACTCAAAAAAACGCGGCTGCCAGAGCCCCTTGTTTCGGTCCGCACCCATAAAAACGCGCCCGATTGGTTGTTCCGTGGGGCTGCCGAGCTTACGGTGGGCGGATTGAACTGTATGGCGTATTATAATGACGACCGGTACGTTGCCAGCATGGTAAAAGCCGGCGTCCCGGCTGAGGATGCACGGGATTATGGATTTGGATTATGCCAGGATGTTCTGATTCCGGGCCGTGGGGACCATTATTGCAGCGGAGGCGTGAACCTGACGATTGTGCTCCTGGATGTTATCGAGAAGCATACGGATGCCAGATCGTTCGAGGAACTCAGGGAATTGTTCAAACAGGCGGTCGCCGCTGAAATTGAAAAAAATATCGGACGATATAATGCATGGGAAGAAGCGGTGCGCGCGTTCCAAAATGGAGATGACGCCCTGTTTTTTGAAGGAATGCGTGAAGGGCGGTTTGATCCGGATACGCCTGCGCAGGGGATGGACGTTGCACAGGCCGCACGCAATGAAGCGGCGGACAGGAAGGAAGAAAAATATATCCAGTCGCTCATGTCGCCGCTGCCGATTACATCAGCACTCTATCATGGGTGCATGGAGAAAGGGACGGATATTACCCGCTGCGGATGTGAGCGCGCCGATAAAGGCTTTATGGTATTAAGTCCTGTGATTGCGGTCAATTCCCTTGCCGCTGTTAAAAAGGTTGTATTCGAGGAGCGCCGTGCGACACTTGCGGAGGTGGCGGCCGCATGCGCTGCGGATTACGAAGGCAAGGAAGAGTTGCGGCAATGGCTGTGGAATGCGCCGAAATGGTGTAATGACGATGATTATGTAGATGACGAGGCCAGGAAAATTTTGGAATTTGCCTGCCGCGAAATACTGAAATACCGGACGCCGGGCGGCGGAAGGCATCTTGCGGGCATTCATCAACCGCATCCGGTTTTTGCCGGACGGCTGATTCCCGCTACGCCGGAAGGCCGGAAAGCGGGTACGCCAATTCCGGTCACGCTCTCTCCGGAAAACGGGACGCTGAAGTATGGACCCACCGCGGCGCTCAAGTCCGCAGCAAAGATCGACAGTGAACTTTACCAATGGAACAATTGCGTAATGCTGCAATACGTAGGCTCAACGCTGGAAGGCGAGAGCGGGGCCGAGACCTTTACCGATCTGCTGAAGTCCTATTTCAGGATCGGGGGCGTACAGCACCAACCGAACGTAGTCAATGTGTCCGATCTTCGCGCGGCACAGAAAACACCGGAAAAATACAAGGATCTTATCATCCGGATGTGGGGAGTGAGCGCACATTTTGTCAATCTTCCCCTCGACGTACAGGAAGAGTTTATATCAAGATATGAAGGACTGTAA
- the xylB gene encoding xylulokinase — MEAYLLGLDIGTSGTKAVLLRTDGKECLETAEYPYPLAGEKPGWAQQQPALWWDAACMCLREAAAMAGDKKIAAIGITGQMHSVVLLDETGGVLCDSLLWCDQRSEKEAAGMTALVGDMRISEITGSLPNTGFSAAKLLWIRNNWADIFEKTATVLLAKDYIRYRLTGRLGTEQTDATGTQLFDIAESRWSDELCECLMIKKNLLPPVMESVQIAGTLTKEAARACGLAPGIPVAAGAGDTAAAAVGNGIVSRGKVCVTLGSSGVVLAFLDRPAPDQKHRIHTKCHAMTGAWEALGVTQSAALSMKWLVETIFEDKTPNRFQEYSSLAETVPALSEGLVFLPYLMGERSPHMDPYARGAFIGFATKHTRAHMVRSVMEGVCYSLKECLDAVEELSGKASEIRLAGGGARSMLWARIAADVFGRDLILSYSSNASALGAALIAGVSAGVYRDIPQAAGIPVFPLREMKYSRERAELYRKGYGLYRSFYPVLKEKFRELGAI, encoded by the coding sequence ATGGAAGCTTACCTCCTCGGTCTTGATATCGGCACCTCGGGAACGAAGGCTGTCCTGCTGCGGACAGATGGGAAGGAATGCCTTGAAACCGCGGAATATCCCTATCCTCTGGCAGGGGAAAAGCCGGGCTGGGCGCAGCAGCAGCCCGCCCTGTGGTGGGATGCGGCCTGTATGTGCCTGCGGGAAGCGGCTGCAATGGCGGGGGATAAAAAAATCGCCGCCATCGGCATAACCGGGCAAATGCACAGCGTCGTCCTGCTGGATGAGACGGGCGGCGTGTTGTGCGATTCGCTCCTGTGGTGCGACCAGCGCAGCGAAAAGGAGGCCGCCGGAATGACGGCCCTTGTGGGAGACATGCGTATTTCCGAAATTACGGGGAGCCTTCCGAACACAGGATTTTCGGCGGCTAAGCTGCTCTGGATCAGGAACAATTGGGCGGATATATTTGAAAAAACCGCCACGGTACTGCTGGCTAAGGACTATATCCGTTATCGGCTGACTGGCAGGCTGGGGACGGAACAGACAGATGCAACGGGTACGCAGCTTTTTGATATTGCGGAAAGCCGCTGGTCGGATGAATTATGTGAATGCTTAATGATTAAAAAGAATTTATTGCCTCCGGTCATGGAATCCGTGCAAATTGCGGGAACCCTGACAAAAGAGGCGGCGCGGGCATGCGGCCTGGCCCCGGGCATTCCGGTTGCCGCAGGCGCGGGGGATACGGCGGCGGCAGCAGTTGGGAATGGAATCGTTTCCCGGGGGAAGGTGTGCGTTACGCTTGGTTCATCGGGCGTGGTATTGGCATTCCTGGACCGGCCGGCACCAGACCAAAAGCACCGCATCCACACAAAATGCCATGCAATGACAGGCGCATGGGAAGCGCTCGGGGTCACGCAGAGTGCGGCACTTTCGATGAAATGGCTTGTAGAGACCATATTCGAGGATAAGACGCCGAACCGTTTTCAGGAATACTCATCGCTCGCGGAGACGGTGCCGGCGTTGTCGGAAGGCCTTGTTTTCCTCCCTTATTTAATGGGCGAGCGGAGCCCGCATATGGACCCGTATGCGCGGGGCGCTTTCATTGGATTCGCAACAAAACATACCCGCGCACACATGGTCCGCAGTGTGATGGAGGGAGTTTGCTACAGCCTGAAGGAGTGTCTTGATGCAGTAGAGGAATTGAGCGGGAAAGCATCTGAAATCCGTCTTGCAGGCGGCGGAGCGCGAAGCATGCTTTGGGCGCGGATTGCCGCGGATGTTTTTGGCAGAGACCTTATTCTGAGCTACAGCAGCAACGCCTCCGCGTTAGGCGCGGCGCTGATTGCGGGTGTAAGCGCGGGGGTGTACCGGGACATTCCGCAAGCAGCCGGAATACCGGTCTTTCCTTTGCGGGAGATGAAATACAGCCGGGAGAGGGCGGAGCTATACCGTAAGGGATATGGATTGTACCGCAGCTTCTATCCGGTGTTGAAAGAAAAATTCCGGGAGCTTGGAGCAATATGA
- a CDS encoding LCP family protein: protein MSKQDVLVRKSTHNDKRYNKRYNKNKDYHHRHRKSKKKRVILICVLCIAGILLALLGYAASILLNSDKYDPRTMFRPKETDAAASTPPDAADANEGGPDIGDDAVLYNGEVYQYNQDMVNVVFMGIDYEKHEGAEGETLGGGQADTLLLIAINTNNNKMTLFNIPRDTMTEIKLYDLNRNYTGDAVAQIALSHAYGDGAELSNRLTVDAVSNLFYGLPVYRYITLDVAGIPVATDAVGGVTVTVPETVEIAGETVEKGKQVTLGGKQAESYVKQRDKSELTSNLSRMERQISYLKGFFNAVKQNTKNNVLFPVTLYQEIGNYASTDMSLSEIAYVARAALDSGLADENIMTVPGKMQQGEVYAEYMADDEALYQMILDTFYLKQPSAAAPAVAE from the coding sequence ATGAGTAAACAAGATGTTTTGGTGCGGAAAAGCACGCACAACGATAAGCGGTACAACAAACGGTATAACAAAAACAAGGATTATCACCATAGACACAGGAAAAGCAAAAAAAAGCGGGTCATCCTGATCTGCGTGCTGTGTATTGCGGGAATCCTGCTGGCGCTTCTCGGCTATGCCGCTTCCATCCTGCTGAATTCGGATAAATATGATCCGCGGACGATGTTCCGGCCTAAAGAAACGGATGCGGCGGCAAGTACGCCGCCGGATGCGGCGGATGCAAATGAGGGTGGGCCGGATATCGGCGACGATGCGGTGCTCTATAACGGGGAAGTCTACCAGTATAACCAGGATATGGTGAACGTGGTCTTTATGGGTATCGATTATGAAAAGCATGAAGGAGCTGAAGGCGAAACGCTGGGCGGCGGACAGGCGGACACTCTCCTTTTGATCGCGATCAATACAAACAATAACAAGATGACGTTATTCAATATCCCGCGCGATACGATGACGGAAATCAAACTATACGACCTGAACCGCAATTATACGGGAGATGCGGTTGCGCAGATCGCCCTTTCACATGCCTATGGAGACGGCGCAGAGCTTAGCAACCGGCTTACGGTGGACGCCGTGAGCAACCTGTTCTACGGGTTGCCTGTCTACCGGTATATTACGCTCGATGTTGCGGGGATTCCCGTGGCGACGGACGCCGTTGGCGGGGTTACCGTGACGGTGCCGGAAACGGTGGAAATTGCCGGGGAAACGGTGGAAAAGGGAAAGCAGGTCACGCTCGGCGGGAAGCAGGCGGAATCCTATGTAAAGCAGAGGGACAAGTCTGAACTGACGTCCAATTTATCGCGTATGGAACGGCAGATAAGTTATCTGAAAGGATTCTTTAATGCGGTAAAACAGAATACGAAAAACAACGTGCTTTTCCCGGTCACCCTGTATCAGGAAATCGGAAATTACGCATCGACAGATATGAGCCTGAGCGAAATTGCTTATGTCGCGCGGGCGGCGCTGGACTCGGGGCTTGCCGACGAGAATATTATGACGGTTCCAGGGAAAATGCAGCAGGGGGAAGTGTACGCGGAATATATGGCAGATGATGAAGCGCTGTATCAGATGATCCTCGACACTTTCTATCTCAAACAGCCTTCCGCCGCAGCGCCGGCTGTGGCGGAATAA
- a CDS encoding xylose ABC transporter ATP-binding protein: MSDNILEMRDITKSFSGIKALADVNFTIKRGEIHALCGENGAGKSTLMKVLSGVWPCGSYEGKIILNGKECEFHNVRESEQAGIAIIYQELALVSEMDAGENVFLNAWHMKNGLIDFPSIYYHTKQICRELKMNIDPTRKVREFGVGVQQLIEIAKALAKKADILVLDEPTASLTESEVEVLMEFLKELKGKGVTCIYISHKLDEVLNVSDNVTVLRDGKTVGTYPTAELDESFLIRQMVGRELSDRFPYKPRALGETIFEVEQYSVAKEGEKNKKMLDGISFSIRAGEIVGIAGLMGSGRTELALSLFGFLNGKKSGTVRLRGKETHIASPSDAIGQGLGMVSEDRKRLGLFLDQSVVKNIVAASLPKISRRGVIDENEQIYLAKKYEEELKIKTPSLQADVKSLSGGNQQKVVLAKWLMTEPDVLFLDEPTRGIDVGAKYEIYNIMMDLAKKGVAIIMISSELPEVLGMSDRIIVMHEGKITGELSHDEANQEKIMHLATGGKKQ; this comes from the coding sequence ATGTCAGACAACATACTTGAAATGAGGGATATTACAAAAAGCTTTTCCGGCATCAAAGCCCTGGCGGATGTGAATTTTACGATCAAAAGAGGAGAGATTCATGCACTGTGCGGGGAAAATGGGGCTGGAAAATCTACCCTGATGAAAGTGCTGAGCGGCGTTTGGCCGTGCGGAAGCTATGAAGGGAAAATCATACTTAATGGAAAGGAATGCGAGTTTCACAACGTTCGGGAATCGGAACAGGCAGGAATCGCCATTATTTACCAGGAGCTTGCCCTCGTAAGCGAAATGGACGCGGGCGAAAATGTATTCCTCAATGCATGGCATATGAAAAACGGACTGATTGATTTTCCGTCCATCTATTACCATACCAAGCAGATTTGCCGGGAATTGAAAATGAATATTGACCCGACGAGGAAGGTACGGGAATTTGGCGTCGGCGTACAGCAGCTTATTGAAATTGCGAAAGCATTGGCAAAAAAAGCGGACATTCTTGTTTTGGATGAACCAACGGCTTCGCTGACCGAAAGCGAAGTAGAGGTTCTGATGGAATTTTTAAAAGAGTTGAAGGGCAAGGGCGTTACTTGTATCTACATTTCCCACAAGCTCGACGAAGTGCTGAATGTATCAGATAATGTTACCGTTCTGCGTGATGGAAAAACAGTCGGAACCTATCCAACGGCAGAGCTCGACGAATCTTTCCTGATTAGGCAGATGGTCGGGCGGGAGCTTTCCGACCGTTTTCCTTATAAGCCGCGTGCGCTTGGAGAGACTATCTTTGAGGTGGAACAATACAGCGTGGCAAAAGAAGGAGAAAAAAATAAAAAGATGCTTGACGGTATCAGCTTCAGCATCCGTGCGGGCGAGATCGTCGGGATCGCCGGGCTTATGGGGTCAGGCCGTACGGAGCTTGCGCTTTCGCTCTTTGGTTTTTTGAATGGGAAGAAGAGTGGAACAGTCAGGCTCCGGGGAAAGGAAACACATATTGCATCCCCTTCCGACGCAATCGGCCAGGGCTTGGGAATGGTGTCGGAGGACCGAAAACGCCTGGGGCTGTTTCTTGACCAAAGCGTGGTAAAAAATATTGTGGCGGCAAGCCTGCCAAAAATCAGCAGGCGCGGCGTGATCGATGAAAACGAACAGATATATCTTGCAAAAAAATACGAAGAAGAATTAAAGATCAAAACGCCATCGCTCCAGGCAGACGTAAAAAGCCTATCGGGCGGAAACCAACAGAAAGTGGTGCTGGCGAAATGGCTCATGACGGAACCGGACGTATTGTTCCTCGATGAACCGACCCGTGGAATTGATGTGGGTGCGAAATATGAAATTTATAATATCATGATGGATCTTGCGAAAAAAGGAGTTGCGATCATTATGATTTCCTCGGAACTTCCTGAGGTGCTGGGTATGAGCGACCGCATTATCGTGATGCACGAAGGAAAAATCACGGGCGAACTGTCACACGATGAGGCAAATCAGGAAAAAATTATGCACCTAGCAACAGGAGGGAAAAAGCAATGA